A region of Anoplopoma fimbria isolate UVic2021 breed Golden Eagle Sablefish chromosome 24, Afim_UVic_2022, whole genome shotgun sequence DNA encodes the following proteins:
- the snx12 gene encoding sorting nexin-12 isoform X2, whose product MTDPAVADTRRLNSKPQDLTDAYGPPSNYLEIDVNDPQTVGVGRNRYTNYEVRMRTNLPIFKLKESCVRRRYSDFEWLKIELERDSKIVVPSLPGKALKRQLPFRGDGGLFDESFIEERRSGLEQFINRIAGHPLAQNERCLHMFLQEESIDRHYIPGKV is encoded by the exons ATGACAGATCCTGCGGTGGCCGACACTCGCCGGTTGAATTCAAAGCCCCAGGACCTGACGGACGCGTACGGGCCCCCCAGCAACTATCTGGAAATAGACGTTAACGATCCACAAACCGTTGGAGTTGGACGGAACCGTTACACAAATTACGAAGTCCGCATGCGG ACAAACCTTCCCATTTTCAAACTGAAGGAATCCTGTGTGAGAAGAAGATATAGTGACTTTGAGTGGTTAAAGATTGAGCTGGAAAGAGACAGTAAG ATTGTAGTACCATCTCTGCCGGGGAAAGCCCTGAAGAGACAGTTGCCGTTCCGCGGCGATGGGGGTCTTTTTGACGAGTCCTTCATTGAGGAGCGGCGATCGGGCCTGGAGCAGTTCATCAACAG AATTGCAGGTCATCCCTTGGCCCAGAATGAGCGCTGTCTTCACATGTTTCTGCAAGAGGAAAGCATTGACCGCCACTACATTCCTGGAAAA gtatGA
- the snx12 gene encoding sorting nexin-12 isoform X1 codes for MTDPAVADTRRLNSKPQDLTDAYGPPSNYLEIDVNDPQTVGVGRNRYTNYEVRMRTNLPIFKLKESCVRRRYSDFEWLKIELERDSKIVVPSLPGKALKRQLPFRGDGGLFDESFIEERRSGLEQFINRIAGHPLAQNERCLHMFLQEESIDRHYIPGKVRH; via the exons ATGACAGATCCTGCGGTGGCCGACACTCGCCGGTTGAATTCAAAGCCCCAGGACCTGACGGACGCGTACGGGCCCCCCAGCAACTATCTGGAAATAGACGTTAACGATCCACAAACCGTTGGAGTTGGACGGAACCGTTACACAAATTACGAAGTCCGCATGCGG ACAAACCTTCCCATTTTCAAACTGAAGGAATCCTGTGTGAGAAGAAGATATAGTGACTTTGAGTGGTTAAAGATTGAGCTGGAAAGAGACAGTAAG ATTGTAGTACCATCTCTGCCGGGGAAAGCCCTGAAGAGACAGTTGCCGTTCCGCGGCGATGGGGGTCTTTTTGACGAGTCCTTCATTGAGGAGCGGCGATCGGGCCTGGAGCAGTTCATCAACAG AATTGCAGGTCATCCCTTGGCCCAGAATGAGCGCTGTCTTCACATGTTTCTGCAAGAGGAAAGCATTGACCGCCACTACATTCCTGGAAAAGTACGACACTAG
- the LOC129113109 gene encoding cytokine receptor common subunit gamma-like — protein MPTRLLLLLCLTGHVFAKEPPDVDCLVVNLKYVYCSWNKQGTPEVNYTFKSWFGDEKVKSECPTYLSENNTNIGCNRPYESLQRFSPFITELVHGKQISQREHNLKAKVKLNPPTNVAVQNRSDSNLWLTWSQNSLTCVESEVRYRVNNRKWSFYLVSNGVQEYCVNLPSRSSLYELQVRTRLGFDCGGPTFWSNWSEPVVWGSNNSTDTNQRNSLMSVWTPVMYVVGAFILVLLVMMLLHHERIRIIFIPVVPKPSPNLHNIEDWFQFPKGLKESFNYNERPCLVREYCHVSQSDSEACPIFIPGNESDLSTSCSSSTSTSTVSSEEEMVSV, from the exons ATGCCAACTAGATTGCTTCTGCTTCTCTGTCTAACAGGACATGTGTTTGCCAAAGAACCACCTG ATGTAGACTGTTTGGTGGTGAATCTGAAGTATGTTTACTGTTCCTGGAATAAGCAGGGGACTCCAGAAGTCAATTACACCTTCAAAAGCTG GTTTGGggatgaaaaagtaaaaagcgAGTGCCCCACCTATCTGTCAgagaacaatacaaacattgGATGTAACCGACCCTACGAGTCACTCCAGAGGTTCAGCCCATTTATCACCGAACTGGTACATGGCAAACAGATTTCTCAGAGGGAGCATAATCTTAAAGCAAAAG TCAAGTTAAATCCACCAACTAACGTGGCTGTCCAGAATCGATCCGACTCTAACCTGTGGCTCACCTGGAGCCAGAACTCTTTAACTTGTGTGGAGAGTGAGGTTCGCTACAGGGTCAACAACAGGAAGTGGTCG TTTTATCTAGTCAGTAATGGGGTGCAGGAATACTGCGTCAACTTGCCCTCGAGAAGTTCCCTGTATGAGCTGCAAGTCAGGACCAGATTGGGGTTCGACTGTGGAGGGCCTACTTTCTGGAGTAACTGGAGTGAGCCTGTGGTCTGGGGTTCAAACAACAGCACAG ACACTAATCAAAGAAACAGTTTGATGTCTGTGTGGACCCCGGTGATGTACGTGGTGGGTGCTTTCATCCTCGTCCTACTGGTCATGATGTTGCTGCACCATGAAAG AATCAGAATCATCTTCATCCCTGTGGTTCCGAAGCCATCACCGAATCTTCACAACATCGAG gaTTGGTTTCAATTCCCCAAAGGCCTGAAAGAGAGTTTTAACTACAATGAGCGTCCCTGTCTTGTCCGTGAGTACTGCCATGTCTCCCAGTCCGACAGCGAGGCCTGCCCCATCTTCATCCCTGGGAACGAATCAGACCTGtccacctcctgctcctcctccacctccacctccacagtcTCATCTGAGGAGGAGATGGTTTCTGTTTAG
- the LOC129113130 gene encoding sodium/hydrogen exchanger 6-like, translating to MGCSPRRFLGVKPSRAQMLFPFLLTFLLVGGEGESTAMDHVSTERLAEESHRQDSANLLIFIMLLTLTILTIWLFKHRRFRFLHETGLAMIYGLLVGVILRFGVHVPQNMSDVVLSCAVNASPATLLVNVSGRFYEYTLKGEVSRGKGHQVQDDEMLRKVTFDPEVFFNILLPPIIFHAGYSLKRRHFFRNIGSILAYAFMGTVISCFVIGLIMYGIVSFMKVVGQLGGDFFFTDCLFFGAIVSATDPVTVLAIFNELKVDVDLYALLFGESVLNDAVAIVLSSSIVAYQPAGDNSHSFEAMAMLKSFGVFLGVFSGSFALGVATGVMTALVTKFTKLRDFPLLETALFFLMSWSTFLLAEACGFTGVVAVLFCGITQAHYTFNNLSPDSQDRTKQLFELLNFLAENFIFSYMGLTLFSFQSHVFNPMFIIGAFLAVFLGRAANIYPLSFLLNLGRKNKIGSNVQHVMMFAGLRGAMTFALSIRDTATYARQMMFSTTLLIVFFTVWICGGGTTPMLSFMSIPVGVDSDQDNSNSAVLDGSQRRNTKHESAWPFRIWYTFDHNYLKPLLTHSGPPLTATLPTCCGPLARCLTSPQAYENEGQLHDDDTDFILNDASVSSMYADVTVSTDASGHTINRSSNTRDGPSDEGLDHELALAEHEVAIRGTRLVLPMDDPVEAPTTVTLPPPPSPPRSEPRRHRL from the exons ATGGGATGTTCACCGAGACGCTTCCTCGGTGTTAAACCGAGCAGGGCGCAGATGTTGTTTCCTTTTCTGCTGACATTCTTGCTCGTCGGGGGCGAAGGCGAGAGCACCGCGATGGACCACGTCTCCACTGAGAGGCTGGCTGAGGAAAGCCACCGACAGGACAGTGCCAATCTACTCATATTCATAATGCTCCTAACGCTCACCATCTTAACCATATGGTTGTTCAAACACCGGCGATTTAGGTTCCTGCACGAAACAGGACTTGCTATGATCTATG GCCTATTGGTGGGTGTGATCCTGCGTTTTGGCGTCCATGTGCCCCAGAACATGAGTGACGTGGTCCTCAGTTGTGCTGTCAACGCCAGTCCCGCTACCCTGCTGGTCAACGTCAGTGGGCGATTTTACGAGTACACTCTGAAGGGGGAAGTCAGCCGCGGCAAAGGTCACCAAGTGCAGGACGATGAGATGCTGAGAAAG GTGACTTTTGACCCCGAAgtgtttttcaacattttgctGCCTCCCATCATCTTCCACGCCGGTTACAGTCTGAAAAGG AGACATTTCTTCAGAAACATCGGCTCCATCCTGGCCTATGCTTTCATGGGAACAGTTATCTCCTGCTTTGTTATTGG GCTGATCATGTACGGCATCGTGTCCTTCATGAAAGTTGTGGGCCAGCTTGGGGGCGATTTTTTCTTTACTGACTGCCTCTTCTTTGGGGCCATCGTTTCAGCAACAGACCCAG TGACGGTGCTGGCTATCTTCAATGAGCTAAAAGTGGATGTGGACCTGTATGCTTTACTCTTCGGCGAGAGCGTCCTCAATGATGCTGTGGCCATCGTTCTCTCTTC CTCCATCGTGGCGTACCAGCCTGCAGGAGACAACAGCCACAGCTTTGAGGCCATGGCCATGTTGAAATCCTTCGGTGTTTTCCTTGGCGTCTTTAGTGGGTCCTTTGCTCTTGGGGTGGCCACTGGAGTCATGACGGCTCTC GTGACCAAGTTCACCAAGCTGAGGGACTTCCCCTTGCTGGAGACGGCTCTCTTCTTCCTAATGTCTTGGAGCACCTTCCTTTTAGCCGAAGCCTGCGGGTTCACAG gcGTAGTGGCTGTGCTGTTCTGTGGGATCACTCAGGCTCACTACACCTTCAACAATCTCTCCCCTGATTCTCAGGACAGAACCAAACAG TTGTTTGAGCTGCTGAACTTCCTGGCAGAGAACTTCATCTTCTCCTACATGGGTCTGACTCTCTTCTCCTTCCAGTCACACGTCTTCAACCCTATGTTCATCATCGGAGCATTT TTGGCCGTGTTTCTGGGCAGGGCTGCAAACATTTACCCTTTGTCCTTCCTGCTCAACCTTGGCCGCAAGAACAAAATTGGATCCAACGTTCAGCATGTCATGATGTTTGCAG GACTGCGTGGGGCGATGACCTTTGCCCTTTCAATCAGAGACACTGCGACTTACGCCCGCCAGATGATGTTTTCAACTACCCTCCTAATTGTCTTCTTCACTGTCTGGATCTGTGGAGGAGGCACCACGCCCATGCTGTCCTTCATGAGCATACC GGTTGGTGTGGACTCTGATCAAGATAACTCT AATTCAGCGGTGTTGGATGGGTCCCAGCGGAGGAACACCAAACATGAGAGTGCCTGGCCCTTCAGGATCTGGTATACCTTTGACCACAA CTACCTGAAGCCCCTCCTGACCCACAGCGGCCCTCCTCTCACTGCTACGCTGCCTACGTGTTGTGGACCGCTGGCACGATGCCTCACCAGCCCACAGGCCTATGAG AATGAAGGCCAGCTCCACGACGATGACACGGACTTCATCCTGAATGATGCCAGCGTGAGCTCCATGTACGCCGACGTCACCGTCAGCACGGACGCATCCGGCCACACCATCAACCGCTCCTCCAACACCAGGGACGGCCCGTCTGATGAAGGTCTGGATCACGAGCTTGCCTTGGCGGAACATGAAGTGGCTATCAGGGGCACACGCCTGGTCCTGCCCATGGATGACCCGGTGGAGGCCCCGACCACGGTCACCTTGCCCCCGCCTCCCTCCCCGCCGCGCTCTGAACCTCGCAGGCATAGGCTGTAA